GCGGGAGTGCGATGATCGCACCGCTTTGCCGATCCTTTACCATGGTGTCTCATCCCGACGACCGAAAGGTGTGAACGTCCGCCCATGGGCGAGCCCCCCAGTAGCACTGGTTCCGACCATCGACATCGAGCGATCCCTCTCCCGCTGACTGATCATGGGACGGAGGTGAACCGATGACCGAAGTGCTTCTGCTCGTGGTGGCGCTGCTGCTCGCTCTCGCGTGCGGCGCGTTCGTCGCGGCCGAGTTCTCCCTGACCACGGTCGAGCGCGGCGAGCTCGAGGCCGCCGTCGAGCGCGGCGAGCGGGGTGCGGCGGGCGCGCTCAAGGCCGTCCGCTCCCTCACCTTCCAGCTCTCCGGCGCCCAGCTGGGCATCACCGTGACCAACCTGGTCGTCGGCATGCTCTCCGAGCCCTCGATCGCCAAGCTGATCAGCGGCCCCCTGGAATCCATCGGACTCTCGTCCTCGGCGGCCTCCTCGGTCGCCCTCGTCCTGGGCACCGCCCTGTCGACCGTCGTCCTGATGGTCGTCGGCGAGCTGGTCCCCAAGAACTGGGCGATCTCCTCGCCGCTCGCCGTCGCGAAGGTGGTCGCCACCCCGCAGCGCGTGTTCACGGCCGCCTTCAAGCCGTTCATCAGCCACCTCAACAACACCGCGAACCGGATGCTGCGCCGCCTCGGCCTGGAGCCGACCGAGGAACTGGCCTCCGCCCGCTCCCCGCAGGAGCTGGTGGCGCTCGCCCGGCACTCCGCGAAGGAAGGCGCCCTGGAGGCGGACACGGCCGAGCTGTTCGTCCGTACGCTCAACCTGGCGGAGCTGACCGCGGAGAACGTGATGACGCCCCGCGTGCAGGTCACCGCCCTGGAGGTGCAGGCCACCGCCGAGGACGTCGCCAACGCGACCCGCGCGACCGGCCTGTCCCGCTTCCCCGTCTACCGGGGCAGCCTCGACGCGGTCGTCGGCATCGCCCACATCAAGGACGTGCTCGCGATACCGGCCGAGGACCGGCACCGCCGCCGGATCGGCGAGCTGCTGCGCGAGCCCCTGCTCGTCCCCGAGACGCTCACCGTGGACCGGCTGCTCGACCGTCTTTCGGGCAAGCAGACGATGGCCGTCGTCATCGACGAGTACGGCGGCACTGCCGGGGTCGTCACCCTGGAGGACATCGTCGAGGAGGTCGTCGGCGAGGTACGCGACGAGCACGACCCGCACGAGACGCCGGACCTGGCGCGGGCGGGCGAGGACGCGGACGGGCGCGAGCTGTGGTCCGCCGACGGCGCCGCCCGTACGGACCAGCTGGCCACGATCGGCCTGCGGGTGCCGGACGGCCCGTACGAGACGCTCGCGGGCGTCCTCGCGACGGAGCTCGGCCGCATCCCCACCGCCGGCGACAGCGTGGAGCTGGCCGGCTGGCGGCTCGACGTCGTCGACGCCTCGGGCCGGCGCGCCGCGCGCGTGCTGCTGCACGCCCCGGCGCGGCACCACACCGATGACGAGGACGGGGAGGCCGGCCGATGATCGCGATCCAGCTGTTGATCGGTCTGCTGACGCTGGTCGTCAACGCCTTCTTCGTCGGCGCCGAGTTCGCCCTGATCTCGGTCCGCCGCAGTCAGATCGAACCCCTGGCCGACTCCGGCAACCGGCGGGCGCGCAGCGTCATCTGGGGCCTGGAGCACGTCTCCGCGATGCTCGCGGCGGCGCAGCTCGGCATCACGCTCTGCACCCTGGTCCTCGGCATCGTCGCCGAGCCGGCCATCGAGCACCTGCTCGAACCGGTCTTCGACGCGGTCGGCGTGCCGCACGGCGTGGCCGCCACGATCTCGTTCGCGATCGCGCTGGCCCTGGCGACGTATCTGCACATGCTGCTCGGCGAGATGGTGCCGAAGAACATCGCGCTGGCCGAGCCGACGCGTTCCGCGCTGCTCCTCGGGCCGCCCCTGGTGACGCTGGCGCGGGCGCTGCGGCCGGTGATCTTCGCGATCAACGCCTTCGCCAACGCCCTGCTCAAGCTGTTGCGGGTGGAGACCAAGGACGAGGTCTCGGCGACCTTCTCGGACGACGAGCTGGCCCGGATGGTCACGGACGCGGGCGACGCGGGTCTCCTGGACGACCGGGCCGCCGAGCGGCTGCACGACGCCCTGGAGCTGGGCCGGCGTCCCGTGCGGGACGTCGTGATGCCGGCGGAGAAGGTGGTGTACGCGCAGGTCGGCACCACTCCGGAGCAGCTGGAGGCACTGTCGGCGCGGACCGGGTTCTCCCGCTTCCCGGTGCTCGACGCCGAGCGCCGCATCCTGGGCTACCTGCACGTCAAGGACGCCCTCGACGTCACTCCGCGCGATCTGCCGTTCCCGGTGTCGGCGCTGCGGCCGATCGCCCGGGTCCGGGCGGCGACGCCGCTCGACGACGTCCTCACCGCGATGCGCCGCAGCCGGACGCACCTGGCGGCCGTGCTCGACGAGGACGGCAAGCCGGCCGGCCTGGTGGCGATGGAGGACGTGCTGCGGGAGCTGGTGGGGCGCCCGGCGGCGCCGTAGCCCGCGCAACGGAGGCGGAGGGCCCCGGGATCGGTCCCGGGGCCCTCCGGCGTGTCAGAGCGCGGTGGCGGCGAGCCAGTCGTCGAGCAGGTC
This is a stretch of genomic DNA from Streptomyces sp. R44. It encodes these proteins:
- a CDS encoding hemolysin family protein, coding for MTEVLLLVVALLLALACGAFVAAEFSLTTVERGELEAAVERGERGAAGALKAVRSLTFQLSGAQLGITVTNLVVGMLSEPSIAKLISGPLESIGLSSSAASSVALVLGTALSTVVLMVVGELVPKNWAISSPLAVAKVVATPQRVFTAAFKPFISHLNNTANRMLRRLGLEPTEELASARSPQELVALARHSAKEGALEADTAELFVRTLNLAELTAENVMTPRVQVTALEVQATAEDVANATRATGLSRFPVYRGSLDAVVGIAHIKDVLAIPAEDRHRRRIGELLREPLLVPETLTVDRLLDRLSGKQTMAVVIDEYGGTAGVVTLEDIVEEVVGEVRDEHDPHETPDLARAGEDADGRELWSADGAARTDQLATIGLRVPDGPYETLAGVLATELGRIPTAGDSVELAGWRLDVVDASGRRAARVLLHAPARHHTDDEDGEAGR
- a CDS encoding hemolysin family protein — translated: MIAIQLLIGLLTLVVNAFFVGAEFALISVRRSQIEPLADSGNRRARSVIWGLEHVSAMLAAAQLGITLCTLVLGIVAEPAIEHLLEPVFDAVGVPHGVAATISFAIALALATYLHMLLGEMVPKNIALAEPTRSALLLGPPLVTLARALRPVIFAINAFANALLKLLRVETKDEVSATFSDDELARMVTDAGDAGLLDDRAAERLHDALELGRRPVRDVVMPAEKVVYAQVGTTPEQLEALSARTGFSRFPVLDAERRILGYLHVKDALDVTPRDLPFPVSALRPIARVRAATPLDDVLTAMRRSRTHLAAVLDEDGKPAGLVAMEDVLRELVGRPAAP